The Gordonia crocea genomic sequence CTGCCCGACCAGAACAACCGTCGGGTGAACCTCGCCGCTCTCGCGGCCGACCGGCAGGTACTGCTGGTCTTTTTCCCGCTCGCCTTCACCGGGAACTGCGAAGGAGAGTTGGCGCTGATCCGAGACCGGGAGCCGGAGTTCGACAACGAGTCGCTGACGACGGTGGCGCTGTCGGTCGGACCCCCGCCGACGCACAAGGTCTGGTCGAGTGCCCAGGGCTTCCTGTTTCCCCTGTTGAGTGATTTCTGGCCGCACGGGGCCGTCGCACAGCAGTACGGGGTGTTCAGCGAGCAGCACGGCTACCCGCTGCGCGGCACCGTCCTGGTCGACCGGGACCGCCGCGTGCGGTTCTCCGACGTCGCCGAACCGGGCGCGCCGCGCGACGAGACGGTGTGGGAGCGCGCGCTGAGTCTGGCCTGACCGCTCTCGTTTGAACCCGTGGCGCCGGGCGCGCTAGATTTGCGGGGTTCCACCGCGGGTCGCGGGGGATAGGCGCGTATAGCTCAGCGGTAGAGCTCTGGTCTTACACACCAGCGGTCAGGGGTTCGAATCCCTTTGCGCGCACCGTCAAACCACGCGCCGGTCAGCTTGGCATCGTGATGTTCAGGCCTGCGAGTGTTCGAGCATGATCTGCTTGCCGGCGTCGCGAAGCAGCGCACTGAGGTCCGAGCGGGGTACGTCGCGGTGATCTAGCCAATCAAGCGTCGCTCCTTCGATGAAGCCCAGGAACCCGCTGAGTTGTATCCGGATCGCTGGAGTCACGGGCGCATCCCTCCCGGCGAGATGCATGATGAGCTCGCTGAATCGCGTCCGCCATTGATTGATGAAGGCTTGCACCTGTGGATCGTTGCCCAGGCCGCCGCCCATGACCGTGCGGTAAGCCTCCTCGGAGTTCTCCGCGAAGTCCAGGTACGTGTCCAGCAAGCGGGCGACGACGTCGTCCCTCCCCAGACCCTTCGCGGCATCCGCGGTGATCAACATCTGGCTGCCCCAAGATTCGATGACCGCCAGATAGCAGTCGCGCTTGGAGCCGAAGTAGTAGTACAGGCTCGGCCGCGACATGCCCGCGTCAGCTGCGATCGCGTCCAACGAGACCTGGTCATACGGCTCGTGGGCGAATCTCTGTGCCGCCGCCTCAAGCAGCTCCTGTCGCTGGGCCTCACCACGTTTGTTTCGCCGCGCTTGCGCCATCGCCCCTCCGAAGGTTGACAGATTGTCAGATCATCGTACGTGCTCAAAACGTGACTAATTGTCAAGAAGTGGGAGTCGCCCACCGGGCGGTACCCGGGCTCGCAGTTCCACGCCCTCGATTGATCCAAGAACTAGCGGAAGGACCCGGTCCATGCGTGCACGCATAGTGACAATCATCTTCGCGACGATGCTGTTCGTGCCGGCAGCACTCGCCCATGCCGCACCTGCCGCAGCGACTCTCCCCGTGTCGTACAGCGCAGCGCCCGCATATGCTTCATGGCTCGCCGCCCCGGACGCGGTGCCGCCCGGTGCGAACGACTGGTCATGCAAACCGTCGAAGGCTCATCGGCGACCGGTGATACTGGTACACGGGACCATTTCCCCGCGCGGTCTGGCTTGGAACACCTTGTCACCGCTGCTGAAGAACGACGGGTACTGCGTATACGCCCTCAACTACGGCGCGCCCGTCGGTTCGATCTTCAAGGGCACCGGACCGGTGGAAGTCTCGGCGATGAAGCAGTTCGGCCCCTTCCTCAACCGGGTGCTTCGGGCGACCGGCACCCGGCGGGTTGACATCGTCGGTCAGTCTCAAGGTGGGGCAATGCCGCTATTGGATGCGTTACGGCGACTCCGTGTGGCCCGACGGAACACCCAAAGTCGGCGCCTTTGTCGGCCTCAACCCCGGCACGCACGGCACGACGATGTTCGGCACCAGCGCGCTCATCGAGCACGTCCCGCCCAAGGCGGACCCGCTGAGGTTTGCGTGCCGTGCCTGCCAGCAGTTCTACCCACACTCGGAGTCCATGCGGCGCCTGAACAGCGCGACGCACTATCCGGGCGAGCGGTTCGCCGGCGAAATCCAGCGCGGGGTCGAATACACCATGATCGCCAGCAGGTATGACGAAGTGGTCACCCCCCTCCCCGTCTCAGTTCCTTCGGCACCCGGGGGTACGCAACATCGTCCTGCAGAACGGGTGCCCAATCGATCTGTCTGATCACCTCTCCGGACTCTTCGATCCTCGCGCCCTCGACTTGATCCGGAAAGCGCTCGATCCGGCCCGCCCGAGGACACCGCGGTGTGTCCCGGTTCTCCCGTTCGCCGCTGTGCTGCCGTGACGCGCCACCGTTCGCGAAACCGCATCACGGACATCGACGCGGCGGTGTCCGCCGCGCGAGCCGCACTCCCGGGATGGTCCGCGATGAGCCCTGATGATCGTGCAGACATTCTGGAACGATTCGCCGCGGCGCTGGCACATCTTTGCCGACCTCCGGCCGGGGTACGCCCACTGTGTTCGACAGAGATTCACGGGGCGTACCGATTCGGGCACGCTACTCAGCTCCCGTACAGCCCGGGGCGTTGGAGGGCGAAGAATTGCCAGATCAGGGCGGCGGCGTTGATCCGGTTCGACGGCCGCCACCCGGCGTCGGTGGATCCCGGCCAGCGATGGGTCCCGCCGTCGATCCGCACGTGGCTGATCATGATGCCCAGCGGGCGGCACAGGTACCAGTCGGTGCGCACGGTCTCCGCGGCGATTCGGCGCTGCACCGGCGGTTGACAGCCCGCCTGGCGGACCCAACCGCCGACCTCCTGGGGGATGGCCGGCAGCGGATAGCCGAACTTGCGGGTTCCGTCGTAGGGGACGATCGGGTCGGCGGTGCCGTGGAATTCGATGCGCGAGACCGGCGGCGCGTGCTCGCAACCGCGCTGCCCCTGCGGGTAGAAGGCGGCGGAGACCATCGCCACCGCGGCGAACTGGCCCGGCAACCGGCAGGCGAGGAGGTTGGCCAGGCCGCCGCCGTTGGACCGCCCGACGGCGAAGACGCGCGAGTTGTCGACACACGCCTGGGCGCGCACGATGCGCAGAATCGCGCGGGTGAACGCGACATCGTCGGCCTTGGCGTTGGCGTAAGGCGCGGACTGCCACGATCGGGGGCCCTCCGGGCTGCGGAGGCCCTCGGGGTACACCGCGATCGCCGGCAATCGGGAGATCTGGGTGTAGCGCTCGAACATGGCGGCACGCTCGCCGCGGCCGTGGAAGGCGAGGATCAGCGGGGTGGCCCGGTTCTTGCTGTACCCGGCGGGGAGGTGGACCCGGAAATGTCGTTCGACGCCGTTGACGGTCACCGTGCGGGCCACCGACGTGCTCGCGGACAGATTGGCCGAACCGCTGCACCCGGCGGCGGTTTCGGCTTCGACCCGAGGGGCGGCCAGCATGCATTGCGCAGCGCTGCCGCCAAGGAGGCCCGCGGCGGCGAGGACTCCGGCAGATAGCGCAAGACGACGAGAAAGCACGACCAACAGAATAGGGTGGGCCGCGATGACGGCATCCACCGAGCCTCACCAGGAGGGCGAATGAAGTTTCCGACACGGCTGGGCATCGCGACGCTCGGCGCCGCGATGCTGGCGATGACCGTGCCATCGGCGAGCCATGCCGCATCCCCGTTGCCGCAGGACTTCCTCTGGGGCGTCGCGTCGTCGGGATTCCAGTCGGAGGGATCGCCCGGTGGTCTGCCGGCGAGCAACTGGACCGTGCTGCAGCCCGGGCAGACGCCGATCGGCCGGTCCGTCGACTTCCGCCACCGCTACCGCTCGGACATCGCGCTGGCCCGGGGACTCGGCGCCAAGGTGTACCGCGTCGGGGTCGAATGGGCGCGGGTGCAGCCGTCGCCGCACCGCTTCGACGAGCGGGAGTGGGCCTACTACGACGACATGATCGGCGCGATCGTCGCCGCCGGGATGCGGCCGATGATCACCATCGACCACTGGGTCTACCCGCGGTGGATGAGCAAAGCCGGCAGCTGGGCCAACCCGGCGGCGGTGCGCTGGTGGCTGGCCTACGCGAACCAGGTGGTACACCGGTTCGCCAAGTACAACCCGCTGTGGGTGACGTTCAACGAGCCCATCATGAACGTCGCCCAACAGCTGATGCGCAATGAACTGACACCGGCCTCGGCGCCGGTGATGGCCGACCGCATGGTCGAAGTCCACCGCCGGATCTACCGCGAGATCCACCGGGTCCAACCCAAGGCGATGGTGACGTCGAACTCCGCCTACATGCCCCTCGGCGCCGAAGGCGTCATCGACCCGTTCCTCACCGACCGCTTCATGGCGCATGCCGACTTCGTCGGCCTCGACAACTACTACAGCTTCTCGCTCAGCAACCCGCTGGCGTCGGCCAACGGTCTCAGCGATGGGATGGCCGGGCTGCCGATCAACGCGGAGAGCATCTATTACGCGCTCCGGTACAACGCGCGGCGCTACCCGGGCAAGCCGATCTACATCGTGGAGAGCGGCATGCCCACCGCCGACGGCAAGCCGCGCGCCGACGGTTACCGTCGCGGCGACCACCTCG encodes the following:
- a CDS encoding peroxiredoxin, with product MRDLIAVGDLAPDFTLPDQNNRRVNLAALAADRQVLLVFFPLAFTGNCEGELALIRDREPEFDNESLTTVALSVGPPPTHKVWSSAQGFLFPLLSDFWPHGAVAQQYGVFSEQHGYPLRGTVLVDRDRRVRFSDVAEPGAPRDETVWERALSLA
- a CDS encoding TetR/AcrR family transcriptional regulator yields the protein MAQARRNKRGEAQRQELLEAAAQRFAHEPYDQVSLDAIAADAGMSRPSLYYYFGSKRDCYLAVIESWGSQMLITADAAKGLGRDDVVARLLDTYLDFAENSEEAYRTVMGGGLGNDPQVQAFINQWRTRFSELIMHLAGRDAPVTPAIRIQLSGFLGFIEGATLDWLDHRDVPRSDLSALLRDAGKQIMLEHSQA
- a CDS encoding alpha/beta hydrolase family esterase, which produces MLSRRLALSAGVLAAAGLLGGSAAQCMLAAPRVEAETAAGCSGSANLSASTSVARTVTVNGVERHFRVHLPAGYSKNRATPLILAFHGRGERAAMFERYTQISRLPAIAVYPEGLRSPEGPRSWQSAPYANAKADDVAFTRAILRIVRAQACVDNSRVFAVGRSNGGGLANLLACRLPGQFAAVAMVSAAFYPQGQRGCEHAPPVSRIEFHGTADPIVPYDGTRKFGYPLPAIPQEVGGWVRQAGCQPPVQRRIAAETVRTDWYLCRPLGIMISHVRIDGGTHRWPGSTDAGWRPSNRINAAALIWQFFALQRPGLYGS
- a CDS encoding family 1 glycosylhydrolase, with protein sequence MKFPTRLGIATLGAAMLAMTVPSASHAASPLPQDFLWGVASSGFQSEGSPGGLPASNWTVLQPGQTPIGRSVDFRHRYRSDIALARGLGAKVYRVGVEWARVQPSPHRFDEREWAYYDDMIGAIVAAGMRPMITIDHWVYPRWMSKAGSWANPAAVRWWLAYANQVVHRFAKYNPLWVTFNEPIMNVAQQLMRNELTPASAPVMADRMVEVHRRIYREIHRVQPKAMVTSNSAYMPLGAEGVIDPFLTDRFMAHADFVGLDNYYSFSLSNPLASANGLSDGMAGLPINAESIYYALRYNARRYPGKPIYIVESGMPTADGKPRADGYRRGDHLADIVYWVQRARADGIPVFGYNYWSLTDNYEWGSFTPRFGLYTVNVLRDPSLRRIPTDAVPVYRRIIARNGVGPHYRPTRAPEPCSVVDAAVSCLEPVH